In a single window of the Flavobacterium sp. W4I14 genome:
- a CDS encoding TonB-linked SusC/RagA family outer membrane protein (product_source=TIGR04056; cath_funfam=2.170.130.10,2.60.40.1120; cleavage_site_network=SignalP-noTM; ko=KO:K21573; pfam=PF00593,PF07715,PF13715; superfamily=49464,56935; tigrfam=TIGR04056), translated as MKKLLQSLFILLFFASTAIAQDRTITGTVTSSDDKLPIPGVSVRVTGTQIGTITDANGKYSVKVPSGSKTLDFSFIGYLVKNQVITGSNTINVTLEADAKTLSDVVVIGYGQQSKVLSTQTTTTVKAESFKNMPIQTPQQALQGQAAGVNMVNSSGVLGSEAQITIRGGSSIAAGGRPLYVVDGVPLNSAGGEYTQTQGGSSGLNPLINISPNDIESMTVLKDASAVAIYGSRGANGVILITTKKGAAGKTRITADYQNGFSSPTSLDEMMTADQFRQFRTDYLKANNTAVPAYPTTSFDWIDAIVRTGKSNTVNVNATGGDEKTQFYLGGTYSDESGYTIGNNLKRLSGRLNLNHKLSDKFTVGLNYNLSHVDMDRIGTENNTYAPITAGYLQLPYVTPFGPDGQFQNTGFVANVIAIAETGINKNYSDRSTGNAFLDWKILPGLKFKTDWGIDNYGIDEKYRETDLLTPGGYAYRTHYTDNKWISSNTLNYDKTFGKHTIGALAGYSFETATLTKMMVEGSGFVSDDLPNVGSASTPITASEEVFDWALQSVFGRFNYDFDKKYLFEASLRRDGSSRFGQNKKYGTFYALSGGWLISNEAFFNKDNKIAQNVKLTASYGTAGNDNIGFYQYYGTFSAGSNYLGEAGLTPNVVPNPNLSWEETAQLDIGLSARLFKAIDVQFNFYDKKTTGLLLNVPFPYTTGYASASQNVGKMRNRGYEVTINSDNIVGRDFTWRTSFNIGFNKNTVLELPANPDEEGRNFVAGTGSTVQRAITGYSKNSFYLIRYNGINPQTGNAEWLKKDGSVTTTPVASDRVIVGKGDPDFSGGITNTFTYKNFDLSAFFNFSYGNDVYLDGLQFADNFSSGSYNKSVKLLNYWKQPGDNAFAPALNSSTRTTFQQVSTKQLLDGSYMRLKTLSVGYSFPKEFLQRSKLFSSIRLYFQGQNIWTIKDKDFRGDPEISANGASSQVLGQSFFALPQAKTFTFGVNIGL; from the coding sequence ATGAAAAAACTTCTACAAAGTTTGTTCATACTTTTGTTTTTTGCATCTACCGCAATAGCTCAAGACAGAACAATTACTGGTACGGTAACGTCTTCAGATGACAAACTGCCGATACCTGGAGTAAGCGTAAGGGTAACAGGGACACAAATCGGAACCATTACAGACGCGAATGGTAAATACTCCGTTAAAGTTCCTTCAGGTTCGAAAACCTTAGATTTTTCTTTTATCGGTTATCTGGTTAAAAACCAGGTAATAACCGGATCAAACACAATCAATGTCACTTTAGAAGCTGATGCTAAAACGCTTTCAGATGTTGTGGTAATAGGTTATGGTCAGCAGAGCAAAGTACTCAGTACCCAAACTACGACCACAGTAAAAGCTGAGTCTTTTAAAAATATGCCAATTCAAACACCTCAGCAAGCTTTACAAGGACAGGCTGCGGGTGTTAATATGGTTAACTCTTCAGGGGTTTTAGGTTCTGAGGCCCAAATCACTATACGTGGTGGTTCATCCATTGCGGCTGGAGGTAGACCATTGTACGTTGTAGATGGTGTTCCATTAAACTCAGCTGGTGGTGAATATACTCAAACTCAGGGCGGGTCTTCTGGTTTGAATCCTTTAATCAACATTAGCCCGAACGATATCGAAAGCATGACGGTTTTAAAGGATGCTTCTGCAGTTGCGATTTATGGCTCACGTGGTGCAAACGGGGTAATCTTAATCACCACTAAAAAAGGAGCTGCTGGTAAAACGAGAATCACCGCAGACTACCAAAATGGGTTTTCTTCTCCAACTTCCTTAGATGAAATGATGACTGCAGATCAGTTCCGTCAGTTCAGAACAGATTATTTAAAAGCAAACAACACAGCCGTGCCTGCTTATCCAACTACAAGTTTCGACTGGATTGATGCAATTGTGCGTACTGGTAAATCAAATACCGTAAACGTAAACGCGACTGGTGGTGATGAGAAAACACAATTCTACTTAGGAGGAACTTATTCAGACGAAAGTGGTTATACCATTGGAAATAACTTGAAACGTTTATCAGGAAGACTAAATCTGAACCATAAATTATCAGATAAGTTTACTGTTGGATTAAACTATAATCTTTCTCATGTAGATATGGATCGTATTGGTACTGAAAATAATACTTATGCGCCAATTACAGCTGGTTATCTGCAGTTGCCTTATGTTACGCCTTTCGGACCAGATGGTCAATTCCAAAATACAGGTTTCGTTGCCAATGTTATTGCAATTGCTGAAACTGGTATCAATAAAAACTATTCTGATAGAAGTACAGGAAATGCATTTTTAGACTGGAAAATTTTACCTGGATTAAAATTCAAAACAGATTGGGGTATTGATAACTACGGTATTGATGAAAAATACAGAGAAACAGATTTGTTAACTCCTGGAGGTTATGCCTATAGAACCCATTATACTGATAATAAATGGATAAGTAGTAATACATTAAATTACGACAAGACCTTCGGTAAGCATACTATTGGTGCATTAGCGGGTTATAGCTTTGAAACGGCTACATTGACTAAAATGATGGTTGAAGGTTCGGGTTTTGTGAGTGATGATCTTCCAAACGTGGGCTCTGCTTCTACACCAATTACAGCTTCTGAAGAAGTATTTGATTGGGCGCTTCAGTCAGTATTCGGACGTTTTAACTACGATTTTGATAAAAAATACCTATTTGAAGCATCATTAAGAAGAGATGGTTCTTCAAGATTTGGTCAGAACAAAAAATACGGTACATTTTATGCTTTATCTGGGGGATGGTTGATTTCTAACGAAGCATTCTTTAATAAAGACAATAAAATTGCTCAGAATGTAAAGTTAACAGCAAGTTATGGTACTGCGGGTAACGATAATATTGGTTTTTATCAATATTATGGAACATTCTCAGCTGGATCAAACTACTTGGGTGAGGCTGGATTAACACCAAATGTAGTTCCGAACCCAAACTTGAGCTGGGAAGAAACTGCACAGTTAGACATTGGTCTTTCTGCCAGATTATTCAAAGCCATTGATGTTCAGTTTAACTTTTACGACAAAAAGACTACTGGTTTATTGTTAAATGTTCCGTTCCCGTATACTACTGGTTATGCATCTGCATCACAGAACGTAGGTAAGATGAGAAACAGAGGTTATGAGGTTACGATCAACTCGGATAATATTGTTGGTCGTGATTTTACCTGGAGAACTTCATTTAATATTGGATTTAATAAAAATACAGTATTGGAATTGCCTGCCAATCCTGATGAAGAAGGGCGCAATTTTGTGGCCGGAACTGGAAGTACTGTTCAGCGTGCAATTACCGGTTACTCTAAAAATTCTTTCTACTTAATCCGTTATAACGGAATTAACCCTCAAACGGGTAATGCAGAGTGGTTGAAAAAAGATGGTTCAGTAACTACTACACCAGTTGCGTCTGACCGCGTAATTGTAGGAAAAGGTGATCCTGATTTCTCTGGTGGTATTACCAATACTTTTACCTATAAAAACTTCGATTTATCAGCATTCTTTAACTTTAGTTATGGTAATGATGTTTATTTAGATGGTTTACAGTTTGCAGATAACTTTAGTTCAGGCTCTTATAACAAAAGTGTTAAATTATTAAATTATTGGAAACAGCCAGGAGATAATGCTTTTGCTCCGGCGTTAAATAGTTCAACCAGAACAACTTTCCAGCAGGTGTCTACGAAACAATTATTGGATGGCTCATACATGCGTTTGAAAACGTTATCTGTTGGTTATAGTTTTCCTAAAGAGTTTTTACAAAGATCAAAACTTTTCTCTAGCATAAGACTTTATTTCCAGGGTCAAAATATCTGGACCATTAAGGATAAAGACTTCAGAGGTGATCCTGAGATTTCTGCGAATGGTGCTTCTAGCCAGGTTCTTGGTCAGAGTTTCTTTGCTTTACCACAGGCAAAAACCTTTACTTTCGGTGTAAATATTGGCCTTTAA
- a CDS encoding hypothetical protein (product_source=Hypo-rule applied; ko=KO:K21572; pfam=PF07980,PF14322; superfamily=48452): MKLKYYIITSALVLSLFGCKKELEKLPQQDLSDQLVFNSPATALGALRGVYSTAQTFDFYGSLPQVIGDYMGNNVDFVGTFPTLQELNTFSSVSTNGNVATMWQIHYQVITRANTVIFKINDVPGLSAAEKSQYAAEAKFLRALAYFQLANFFAQPYQVSSGTNLAVPLVLEYFDGTIKYPSRNTLNQVHAQIVQDLTEAAAALPQSYTDAAETRGRATKGAAFALLSRLYLYREEWAKAESAARSTLAQGIYDTAPNYAFYSGNTSEDVFTIQNSAIDNGRTGSGGWASYYNPAALAGRGDAPFSQDLINAYTSEPGDKRYDLKISGTAADGLPHLFTSKFPDAVNNSDNSPVIRTTEVYLNLAEALARQNTIPNAEAITILNTRIRNRAGLLPKAVATQQALIDALLIERRKELAFEGHSRMDLLRNKQALRAGNAAAAFGGAKTILPIPQREIDNNPGLQGQQNTGY; the protein is encoded by the coding sequence ATGAAATTAAAATATTATATCATAACCTCAGCCCTGGTATTATCGTTATTTGGGTGTAAGAAAGAATTGGAGAAATTACCACAACAAGATTTGTCTGATCAACTTGTTTTTAATTCTCCAGCAACAGCTCTAGGAGCTTTAAGAGGCGTGTACAGTACGGCTCAAACTTTTGATTTTTATGGAAGTTTACCACAAGTGATAGGTGACTACATGGGGAATAACGTTGATTTTGTAGGTACATTTCCAACCCTACAAGAGCTAAACACTTTCTCTAGTGTATCAACAAACGGAAATGTGGCTACGATGTGGCAGATTCACTATCAGGTGATTACCCGTGCAAATACAGTTATCTTTAAGATCAATGATGTCCCTGGTCTATCAGCAGCAGAAAAATCGCAATATGCCGCTGAAGCGAAATTTTTACGTGCATTGGCTTATTTCCAATTGGCTAATTTCTTTGCTCAGCCTTATCAGGTAAGCTCAGGAACGAATCTGGCTGTGCCTTTAGTTTTAGAATACTTCGACGGAACGATTAAGTATCCATCAAGAAATACTTTAAATCAGGTTCATGCACAGATTGTTCAAGATTTAACTGAAGCAGCAGCGGCCTTACCTCAATCATATACCGATGCCGCTGAAACCCGTGGCCGTGCAACTAAAGGAGCTGCTTTTGCGCTTTTATCAAGATTGTACTTATATAGAGAAGAATGGGCTAAAGCAGAAAGTGCAGCTAGAAGCACCTTAGCGCAGGGTATTTATGATACTGCACCAAACTATGCCTTCTATAGTGGTAACACTAGTGAAGATGTATTTACGATCCAAAACAGTGCTATTGATAACGGTAGAACAGGTTCTGGTGGTTGGGCTTCATACTACAATCCGGCAGCATTGGCCGGACGTGGTGATGCGCCTTTTTCTCAAGACTTAATTAATGCCTATACATCAGAGCCTGGCGATAAGCGCTATGATTTGAAGATATCGGGAACTGCAGCAGATGGTTTACCTCACTTGTTTACTTCTAAGTTTCCAGATGCGGTAAACAATTCTGACAACTCACCTGTAATCCGTACAACAGAAGTGTATTTAAATCTTGCAGAAGCATTGGCTCGTCAGAACACAATACCAAATGCAGAAGCAATCACAATTTTGAATACGAGAATTAGAAATAGAGCAGGATTACTTCCTAAAGCTGTAGCTACTCAACAAGCCCTAATTGATGCTTTACTAATCGAAAGACGTAAAGAATTGGCTTTTGAAGGACACAGCAGAATGGACTTGCTTCGTAATAAGCAAGCGCTTAGAGCTGGTAATGCAGCAGCAGCGTTTGGCGGTGCTAAAACCATACTACCAATTCCTCAAAGAGAGATTGATAATAATCCTGGCTTACAAGGTCAACAAAATACAGGTTACTAA
- a CDS encoding hypothetical protein (product_source=Hypo-rule applied; cath_funfam=3.40.630.10; cleavage_site_network=SignalP-noTM; pfam=PF00246; superfamily=52317,53187), with amino-acid sequence MRYVLFCLALFINLSVYSQIQSPDDFLGYELGSHFTPHHKVADYFRRTAAVSAKNIKLIEYGKTNEGRPLMVAIVSSPENITKLEQIRNNNLALAAGTNNSIDLINQPAILWLSYNVHGNEANSTETSMKMLYTLVSGNNKPATEWLKNTIVVIDPCLNPDGRDRYVNYFNSVVGKTPNSDPLSREHIEPWPGGRPNHYYFDLNRDWAWQTQVESVQRLALYNQWMPQVHVDFHEQSYNEPYYFAPAAEPVHQDITPWQKSFQVVVGKNNAKYFDAEGWQYFTKERFDLLYPSYGDTYPLYNGSIGMTYEQGGIRAGLSVVTNDGDTLTLKDRIAHHFTTGMSTLEVTSLNHNKLLEEYKKYFQQELANSPGIYKSYIIKATNLSRLKKLAELLTKNKIEFAFGGDKTGRGYDYDTQKEESFSIARNDLIVNIQQPRAVLANVLLEPQTLVTDSNTYDITAWALPYVYGLKGYASKESIKGKYSAIEEPKIISNELEKPLAWLFSWGTSEDVQVLTALQKENIKVRQADQPFAVNGKDYPAGTLIVLRAENERLIKGMKDKVASIAKTLNRPIQAISSGFVEKGKDFGSNVYPLLKQPKIAIVSGMEVSSLAFGEAWFFLEHDLNLSPSIINAKDLNNLDINKVNTLILPDGSYSAFIGDGLTAWLNKGGRLILMEDAIESVSEKKGFDIKKKEAVVKKDEKPEANKLLFKNKDRDDFETTIPGAIYRINLDASHPFSYGLGKTYYSLKTDRKIYEPFVKGWNVGLINEKSLMAGVVGKKAREELKTGLLIGVQDFGRGQVVYLANDPLFRNFWEGGKTLFGNIIFCGY; translated from the coding sequence ATGAGATACGTTCTGTTCTGCCTTGCTTTATTCATTAATCTAAGCGTTTATAGCCAAATACAAAGTCCCGATGATTTTTTGGGCTATGAGTTAGGCTCACATTTCACCCCTCACCATAAAGTAGCCGATTATTTTAGGCGAACTGCTGCAGTTTCTGCTAAAAATATAAAGCTGATAGAATATGGTAAAACCAATGAAGGCAGACCGTTAATGGTGGCAATTGTTTCTTCACCAGAAAACATAACCAAACTCGAACAGATTAGGAACAACAATTTAGCTTTGGCAGCAGGCACCAATAATAGCATCGATTTAATAAATCAGCCTGCCATACTTTGGTTAAGTTATAATGTGCATGGTAATGAGGCAAACTCAACTGAAACTTCAATGAAGATGCTTTATACCTTAGTTTCAGGCAATAATAAACCTGCAACAGAATGGTTAAAAAATACAATAGTAGTGATTGACCCTTGTTTAAATCCTGATGGAAGAGACCGTTATGTAAATTATTTTAATAGCGTAGTAGGGAAAACACCGAATTCCGATCCATTATCGAGAGAACACATAGAGCCATGGCCTGGCGGCAGGCCAAATCATTATTATTTCGACTTAAACCGCGATTGGGCCTGGCAAACACAGGTTGAAAGTGTGCAAAGGTTAGCATTGTATAACCAATGGATGCCTCAGGTACATGTCGATTTTCATGAGCAAAGCTATAATGAACCTTACTATTTTGCACCTGCAGCAGAACCGGTTCATCAGGACATTACGCCCTGGCAAAAAAGTTTCCAGGTGGTAGTAGGTAAAAATAATGCCAAGTATTTTGATGCAGAAGGATGGCAATACTTCACCAAGGAACGATTTGATTTGCTATACCCCTCTTATGGAGATACTTATCCTCTATATAACGGATCAATTGGTATGACTTATGAGCAGGGGGGAATCAGGGCCGGGTTATCTGTTGTAACGAATGATGGTGATACGTTAACCTTAAAAGACCGCATAGCACACCATTTTACAACTGGGATGTCGACCCTGGAAGTAACCTCTTTAAACCATAATAAATTATTAGAGGAGTATAAAAAATATTTCCAACAAGAATTGGCCAATAGTCCAGGCATTTATAAAAGTTACATCATCAAAGCGACTAATTTGTCACGCTTAAAAAAACTGGCTGAACTGCTAACCAAAAATAAAATCGAATTTGCTTTTGGTGGTGATAAAACAGGAAGAGGTTATGACTATGATACCCAAAAGGAAGAAAGTTTTAGCATCGCCCGTAACGATTTAATTGTTAATATTCAGCAGCCAAGGGCAGTTTTGGCTAACGTGTTATTAGAGCCCCAAACTCTTGTAACCGACTCTAATACTTATGATATTACAGCATGGGCCCTACCCTATGTGTACGGATTAAAAGGTTATGCCAGTAAAGAAAGTATTAAAGGGAAATATTCAGCCATTGAAGAGCCAAAGATAATCAGTAATGAACTTGAGAAGCCCCTGGCCTGGTTGTTTAGCTGGGGAACAAGCGAAGATGTTCAGGTTTTAACGGCGCTGCAAAAAGAAAATATAAAAGTCAGACAGGCCGATCAGCCTTTTGCTGTAAACGGTAAAGACTATCCCGCCGGAACCCTAATTGTGCTGAGGGCAGAAAACGAAAGGTTGATCAAAGGGATGAAAGATAAGGTTGCATCGATCGCCAAAACCTTAAATAGGCCAATTCAGGCAATTAGCAGTGGTTTTGTAGAAAAGGGAAAGGATTTTGGCTCAAACGTTTATCCATTGTTAAAACAGCCTAAAATTGCCATTGTATCTGGCATGGAGGTTTCTTCTCTCGCTTTCGGCGAAGCTTGGTTTTTTCTTGAACATGATCTAAATCTTTCACCAAGTATTATTAATGCTAAAGATCTGAATAACCTCGATATTAATAAAGTAAACACCCTGATTTTACCAGATGGAAGTTATAGTGCTTTTATAGGTGATGGTTTAACCGCATGGCTAAATAAAGGAGGAAGATTGATTTTGATGGAAGATGCCATCGAAAGTGTATCCGAGAAAAAAGGATTTGATATAAAAAAGAAGGAAGCGGTTGTGAAAAAGGATGAAAAGCCAGAGGCAAACAAACTTCTTTTCAAGAATAAAGACAGAGATGATTTCGAAACCACCATACCAGGTGCAATTTATCGGATCAATCTCGATGCTAGTCACCCGTTTTCCTATGGCTTGGGTAAAACTTATTACAGTTTAAAAACAGACCGTAAAATTTATGAACCTTTTGTTAAAGGCTGGAATGTGGGTTTAATTAACGAAAAAAGCTTAATGGCCGGTGTAGTTGGTAAAAAAGCAAGAGAAGAGCTTAAAACCGGACTTTTAATCGGTGTACAAGATTTCGGGCGGGGCCAGGTAGTTTATTTGGCTAACGACCCATTGTTTAGAAACTTCTGGGAGGGTGGGAAAACCTTATTCGGGAATATAATTTTTTGTGGATATTAA
- a CDS encoding hypothetical protein (product_source=Hypo-rule applied; pfam=PF12771; superfamily=48452) yields MKIIYYSIATLLLLSFSSCKKFLDINQDPNNPLKVQESLILTPVELYTTTQIVGGYPSITTAYWTQQLALNQESPNIDTYRITPTDVNNTWSFDLYPAIFYNLRNMISDADKKSNTSYSGVGKILLAYNLAVCTDLWGDIPYTQAFNALDGLKPIYDSQESIYKVIQTTLDDAIVKLNTPNTNKAMGGDDLIYGGDLSAWKKFAYTLKARYYLRLSKAAGYSAATQADLALTALQNGFTSNGDNAMITYAGGPKAENIWYQNTLPGAGGVVLSSYFVNTLKSNNDPRLPILANPGSGNDYIGRTSGTAAATDPATYATVGYFYGGYVDEDKIKQGIAQAAPVYLATYAEALFIKAEATLYKSGAAAATPIYNSAISANMDMLKVDVTDKAVYLAAHATLDAVTPLKTIIGEKYIANFLSLEVYNDWRRTGYPALSVVQNAFKPYIPQRFPYPSQEITSNPQPQQSIATSTKVWWAN; encoded by the coding sequence ATGAAAATCATATATTATTCAATAGCCACTTTATTACTGCTTTCTTTTAGTAGTTGTAAGAAATTCCTTGATATCAATCAAGATCCCAATAATCCATTAAAAGTACAGGAGTCGTTAATTTTAACCCCTGTTGAGCTTTATACCACTACGCAGATTGTTGGGGGGTATCCTTCAATAACAACCGCTTATTGGACACAGCAGCTCGCCTTAAATCAGGAATCGCCAAATATCGATACCTATCGCATTACCCCAACAGATGTAAACAATACCTGGAGCTTTGACCTTTATCCTGCTATTTTTTATAACCTGCGTAATATGATCAGCGATGCGGATAAGAAAAGTAATACCAGTTATTCGGGCGTAGGCAAAATATTGTTGGCTTATAACTTAGCTGTTTGTACCGATTTGTGGGGTGATATACCTTACACCCAGGCTTTTAATGCTTTGGATGGACTTAAGCCAATTTACGATTCGCAAGAAAGTATTTATAAAGTTATTCAAACAACTCTTGATGATGCTATTGTGAAGCTAAATACACCAAATACGAATAAGGCTATGGGTGGGGATGATCTCATTTACGGTGGGGATTTATCTGCATGGAAGAAATTTGCCTATACGCTTAAAGCAAGATATTACTTGCGTTTAAGCAAGGCTGCAGGCTATAGCGCAGCTACTCAGGCAGATTTGGCACTTACCGCGCTTCAAAATGGATTTACTTCAAATGGTGATAATGCAATGATAACCTATGCAGGAGGCCCAAAAGCAGAAAATATATGGTATCAAAATACCCTGCCAGGCGCTGGAGGTGTTGTTTTGTCCTCGTATTTTGTTAATACTTTAAAATCAAATAACGATCCAAGGTTACCAATATTAGCAAACCCAGGTTCAGGGAACGACTATATTGGTAGAACGAGTGGCACAGCTGCGGCAACAGACCCGGCTACCTATGCTACCGTAGGTTATTTTTATGGAGGGTATGTTGACGAAGATAAGATCAAACAGGGCATTGCACAAGCAGCCCCGGTTTATCTTGCTACCTATGCTGAAGCATTATTTATTAAAGCAGAAGCTACGCTTTATAAATCGGGCGCGGCAGCCGCTACACCGATATACAATAGTGCCATAAGTGCAAATATGGATATGCTAAAAGTTGATGTAACAGATAAGGCTGTTTATTTGGCAGCTCATGCAACACTTGATGCAGTTACTCCCTTAAAAACTATAATTGGCGAAAAATATATCGCCAATTTTTTATCTCTTGAAGTCTATAACGACTGGCGGAGAACAGGATATCCTGCCTTATCTGTTGTTCAAAATGCATTTAAGCCTTATATTCCACAACGCTTTCCTTACCCTTCGCAAGAAATTACCTCAAACCCACAGCCACAACAAAGTATCGCTACTTCGACAAAGGTTTGGTGGGCTAATTAG